One Streptomyces sp. NBC_00554 DNA segment encodes these proteins:
- a CDS encoding TIGR03943 family protein has product MNRQAQAAVLFLVGAAVLKAGSSDLYLRYVKAGLRPLLLGAGVVLIVTAAATVWYELRQGRAPEQDHDDEEHGHAPEQDHDDEEHGHSHREPRIAWLLVLPLLALILVAPPALGSYSAMRTGTALQAPFGYAALPAGDPIPLSLVDYAGRAAYDHGRTLGDRQVKVTGFVALDHDGTPYLVRMALNCCAADAQPVKIGLTGRIPPVLQPDSWLEVTGTYTSERTKDPVNDGVIPFIKVGEAKPVAAPRDPYDESWNN; this is encoded by the coding sequence GTGAACCGGCAGGCGCAGGCCGCGGTCCTGTTTCTCGTCGGCGCGGCGGTTCTCAAGGCCGGCTCCAGCGACCTCTATCTGCGGTACGTCAAGGCCGGGTTGCGCCCGTTGCTGCTGGGAGCCGGCGTCGTTCTGATCGTCACCGCCGCCGCGACCGTGTGGTACGAGCTGCGGCAGGGGCGCGCGCCCGAACAGGACCATGACGACGAGGAACACGGCCACGCGCCCGAACAGGACCACGACGACGAGGAACACGGCCACTCCCACCGCGAACCCCGCATCGCCTGGCTCCTGGTCCTCCCCCTTCTCGCCCTCATCCTGGTCGCGCCACCCGCCCTGGGCTCCTACAGCGCGATGCGCACCGGTACGGCCTTGCAAGCCCCCTTCGGCTACGCCGCCCTGCCCGCCGGCGACCCGATTCCGCTCAGTCTGGTCGACTACGCCGGCCGCGCGGCCTACGACCACGGGCGCACCCTCGGCGACCGCCAGGTCAAGGTCACCGGCTTCGTCGCCCTGGACCACGACGGGACCCCCTACCTCGTCCGCATGGCCCTCAACTGCTGCGCCGCCGACGCCCAACCAGTCAAGATCGGCCTGACCGGGCGGATTCCCCCCGTCCTGCAACCCGACTCCTGGCTCGAGGTCACCGGTACCTACACCAGCGAGCGGACCAAGGACCCGGTGAACGACGGTGTCATCCCCTTCATCAAGGTCGGCGAGGCCAAGCCGGTCGCGGCCCCACGCGACCCGTACGACGAGAGCTGGAACAACTGA
- a CDS encoding serine protease: MDTHGFNEDMYERVQAARQQHDDAAADRYTDALPQREEAERLAEQGVSLPDTEPQLQARAEHLISGGALPMETVMSLVSQEGPGRRLLERIIGASKDLQAVNFLSRGSRAAATVGRISVSDNGRILPLGTGFLVSPDLLMTNHHVLPDADMAAQVVVEFAAETGIDNAPAQPALYRLVADFGPITDAGLDFSLVRVAAGADGRPPGSQFGWNRLIEAQGKLVVGESVNIVGHPSGRLKEIAIRRNELRVQLDDFLQYDTDTEPGNSGSPVFNDQWEVVALHHAGVPRKDAQGRELRRDGTLVQPGDPDDLVDWAANEGARVSRIVASLRASLAGTAREQVLGDLSLLPATAPTTVPATEALRAGAAAAAPLRRGLRGRTGAFAGRNNLLFLHGRGQEKADPEGMRRSWTAGLNRGLTLAGLPTVDPVDVWLPFYGNRTAGTSGREALLGDESTLGYASAAPPVDPTARVLYEQLVREAAVKAGMPEELLTAQEGFSLPGGASGVLRRSLAWLAARTDLDALFVSAVLGDVARYLDNRETRQAVLDAVLESVPDSGGLTIVAHSLGTVVAMDLLTQLDTAVDVRLLVTAGSPLGLDTVYERLLAPKLRRPERVGRWDNVWSPADPVTIGCPLRPRWGTDIHESVVTNPREQAHDIDEYLAHPDVAGAVVRGLRP, translated from the coding sequence ATGGACACCCACGGTTTCAACGAGGACATGTACGAGCGAGTGCAGGCCGCCCGGCAGCAGCATGACGACGCGGCAGCCGACCGATACACCGACGCGCTCCCGCAACGTGAGGAAGCCGAGCGGCTGGCCGAGCAGGGGGTGTCCCTGCCGGACACCGAACCCCAGCTCCAGGCCCGCGCGGAACACCTGATCAGCGGGGGCGCGCTGCCCATGGAGACGGTGATGTCCCTCGTCTCGCAGGAAGGGCCGGGACGGCGGCTGCTTGAGCGCATCATCGGTGCCTCCAAGGACCTCCAGGCGGTCAACTTCCTCTCGCGCGGCTCGCGTGCCGCCGCGACCGTGGGCCGCATCTCGGTGTCCGACAACGGCCGCATTCTGCCGCTGGGAACGGGCTTCCTCGTCTCCCCGGATCTGCTGATGACCAATCACCATGTGCTGCCGGACGCGGACATGGCCGCACAGGTCGTCGTGGAGTTCGCCGCCGAGACCGGAATCGACAACGCCCCGGCCCAGCCGGCCCTGTACCGGCTGGTCGCGGACTTCGGTCCCATCACCGACGCGGGTCTTGACTTCTCCCTCGTGCGCGTCGCGGCGGGGGCGGACGGGCGCCCGCCGGGTTCGCAGTTCGGCTGGAACCGGCTCATCGAGGCGCAGGGGAAGCTGGTGGTCGGCGAGTCCGTCAACATCGTGGGGCACCCGAGCGGCCGGCTCAAGGAGATCGCCATCCGCCGCAACGAACTGCGGGTCCAGCTCGACGACTTCCTGCAGTACGACACGGACACCGAGCCCGGGAACTCCGGTTCGCCCGTGTTCAACGACCAGTGGGAAGTGGTCGCGCTGCACCATGCCGGTGTCCCCCGCAAGGACGCCCAGGGCAGGGAACTGCGGCGCGACGGCACCCTCGTACAGCCCGGCGACCCGGACGACCTGGTGGACTGGGCCGCCAACGAGGGCGCTCGGGTCAGCCGCATCGTGGCGAGCCTGCGTGCCTCACTGGCCGGGACCGCACGCGAGCAGGTGCTCGGGGACCTGAGCCTGCTCCCCGCCACCGCCCCCACAACCGTGCCCGCCACCGAGGCACTCCGGGCGGGAGCCGCCGCGGCCGCTCCGCTGCGCCGGGGGCTCAGGGGCCGAACGGGAGCGTTCGCGGGGCGCAACAACCTGCTGTTCCTGCATGGACGGGGCCAGGAGAAGGCGGACCCGGAGGGCATGCGTCGCTCCTGGACGGCAGGGCTCAACCGGGGGCTCACCCTCGCCGGTCTGCCGACGGTGGATCCGGTCGACGTATGGCTCCCGTTCTACGGCAACCGCACCGCCGGTACGTCGGGCCGCGAGGCGCTGCTCGGCGACGAGTCGACGCTCGGGTACGCCTCGGCCGCCCCGCCGGTCGACCCCACGGCCCGGGTGCTCTACGAGCAACTGGTCCGGGAGGCCGCGGTGAAGGCCGGTATGCCGGAGGAACTGCTCACGGCACAGGAGGGGTTCAGCCTGCCGGGCGGCGCGTCCGGCGTGCTGCGACGCTCGTTGGCATGGCTGGCCGCACGCACGGATCTGGACGCCTTGTTCGTGTCGGCCGTCCTGGGCGATGTAGCCCGCTACCTCGACAACCGGGAGACCCGGCAGGCGGTCCTTGACGCCGTGCTCGAGAGCGTGCCCGACTCGGGCGGACTGACCATCGTCGCGCACAGCCTCGGAACCGTCGTGGCCATGGATCTGCTGACGCAGCTGGACACCGCGGTCGACGTACGGCTCCTCGTCACGGCCGGCAGTCCGCTCGGTCTGGACACCGTGTACGAGCGGCTGCTCGCCCCGAAGCTGCGGCGTCCGGAGAGGGTGGGGCGCTGGGACAACGTCTGGAGCCCGGCCGACCCGGTCACGATCGGATGCCCGCTGCGTCCCCGGTGGGGTACCGACATCCATGAGTCCGTCGTCACGAACCCGCGCGAGCAGGCGCACGACATCGACGAGTACCTGGCGCATCCGGACGTGGCCGGGGCGGTGGTGCGGGGACTACGCCCGTGA
- a CDS encoding GntR family transcriptional regulator, giving the protein MTGVRLKHQQITEVLAKEIRSGDRPTGEQLPGEHALAQRFGVSRTTVRAALAELNDAGLIATRTGKGSYVLFDGRPLDDRLGWAHALAVQGIDTRVRTLAVREVHDKELAGRLALDTQTFIRVERIRELVADGSVISYERSCLPPVPGVRELPGQGLGELSLTEVLLRAGLRPDHGEQRLAGRRIDVREAELLRREPGDWFLDTRRTSRAVDGAFVEHVESLLDPDHFQLSLEFG; this is encoded by the coding sequence ATGACCGGAGTCCGCCTCAAGCACCAGCAGATCACCGAAGTACTCGCCAAGGAGATCCGCAGCGGGGACCGGCCGACGGGGGAGCAACTGCCGGGCGAGCACGCCCTGGCCCAGCGTTTCGGCGTCAGCCGCACCACGGTGCGCGCCGCACTCGCCGAGCTGAACGACGCGGGCCTGATCGCCACCCGCACCGGCAAGGGTTCCTACGTGCTCTTCGACGGCCGCCCGCTCGACGACCGGCTCGGCTGGGCGCACGCCCTGGCCGTCCAGGGCATCGACACGCGCGTGCGGACCCTCGCAGTACGGGAGGTCCACGACAAGGAGCTCGCCGGTCGACTCGCCCTGGACACACAGACGTTCATACGGGTGGAGCGGATCCGGGAACTCGTCGCGGACGGCTCGGTGATCTCGTACGAACGCAGCTGTCTGCCGCCCGTTCCCGGTGTCAGGGAACTGCCGGGGCAGGGCCTCGGCGAGCTCTCCCTCACCGAGGTGCTGCTGCGGGCCGGACTGCGGCCCGACCACGGTGAACAGCGGCTGGCCGGGCGGCGGATCGACGTCCGGGAGGCGGAGTTGCTGCGCCGTGAACCGGGCGACTGGTTCCTCGACACGCGGCGCACCAGCCGCGCGGTCGACGGCGCGTTCGTCGAACACGTCGAGAGCCTGCTCGACCCCGACCACTTCCAGCTGTCCCTCGAGTTCGGCTGA
- a CDS encoding LuxR C-terminal-related transcriptional regulator: MNEPTLRGGLREEWVADGYGVRVPVGRERECALLDGLLDSLPDRGAALLLRGDPGIGKTNMLDYVAWRARGRNLPERGGGAGALRAQPERWTESEPVRARPERGIESEPVRTQPACGAVLQAIRVLRTRGVESEAVLPYTVLADLLLPLRSHFAELPSTQRRALETCFALMEADEPNPYAVCVGTLGVLAAAGEAEPLVLLVDDLHWSDPSSRRALQFVARRLATERVALVMAARPASDDDVTWEDVPRLTIAPLEEDDCLRLLERGGVDPEEPAVTRLVRLSSGNPLVLVEYAAALEDARKRGDELADTAWEMPGPMVERAWWGRMRNLSPDTRTALLYVAACRVPELSLLERALAVNGLSLGALDEAEESGLIRARERGYELRHPVLRPLVFRHCSVAQRLRAYRTLADLSAGEVRTWYLASAAAGPDETVASALADAAERSRRRGALGAAAHAWHRAAELSPSAADRAERLLNAARDAFYGGASRDAVDWCEQALRWSEDVRLTADIELLRGQACGWLGDPGRAHRSLVAAAEAVEPVDRFRACALYGAATLPATMDGRIGRAVDTSARAAALADLLEEEAGAESSARSSRHLSNVMRGCALALAGKVPEGRGLLLAGRAALHGNWPLEEQQLAVQIGQALSWVDEREAATAVLDAVIDGARRDGVPALLPYALVGRCEAMSWSRWPMARAAGAEALRWAQELGHRAMTGYALLLLARLDGLRGDRAGCEDRITAYERHCGKVRGLELFAQAALGSAALTGGEPQAAAGHLERALSLADEMGLGNPNLMPFLTELAEAYVRTGERDSAVRLAGWIEGLARSTGLAWPAAAHAHCRIMLSESADEAEGWLRTAERVHVREEMTFELARTQLVCGELLRRFRRPKAARGLLLASQLAFAGLGASSWRSRAAVELAAAGHRAADTRAPEPRIDRLTAQELQVALAVGDGLSNGEAAAALFVSRKTVEAHLTRVYRKLGVRSRSELAGYLVHADVVR; the protein is encoded by the coding sequence ATGAACGAGCCGACGCTGCGAGGTGGTCTCCGCGAAGAGTGGGTCGCGGACGGCTACGGGGTGCGGGTACCGGTCGGGCGCGAACGGGAGTGTGCGCTGCTGGACGGGTTGCTGGATTCGCTGCCCGACCGGGGGGCCGCGCTGCTGCTGCGGGGTGACCCCGGCATCGGGAAGACCAACATGCTCGACTATGTCGCCTGGCGGGCACGCGGCAGGAACCTGCCTGAACGCGGGGGCGGGGCAGGGGCCTTACGGGCTCAGCCTGAGCGCTGGACCGAGTCGGAGCCGGTACGGGCCCGGCCTGAGCGCGGGATCGAGTCGGAGCCGGTACGGACCCAGCCCGCGTGCGGGGCCGTGTTGCAGGCGATACGGGTCCTGCGGACTCGCGGGGTCGAGTCGGAGGCGGTGCTGCCCTACACCGTGCTCGCCGACCTCCTGCTGCCGCTGCGGTCGCACTTCGCCGAACTGCCGTCGACCCAGCGCAGAGCGCTGGAGACGTGCTTCGCGCTGATGGAGGCCGATGAGCCGAATCCGTACGCCGTGTGCGTCGGGACGCTCGGTGTACTCGCCGCCGCGGGGGAGGCCGAGCCGCTGGTGCTCCTCGTGGACGACCTGCATTGGTCGGACCCTTCGTCGAGACGGGCCCTCCAGTTCGTCGCACGCCGTCTCGCCACAGAGCGAGTGGCCCTGGTGATGGCCGCACGGCCGGCTTCCGACGACGACGTCACCTGGGAGGACGTGCCCAGGCTGACCATCGCGCCCCTGGAGGAGGACGACTGCCTGCGACTGCTGGAGCGTGGCGGAGTCGACCCCGAGGAGCCCGCGGTCACCCGCCTGGTCCGGCTCAGCTCGGGGAATCCGCTGGTCCTGGTGGAGTACGCGGCGGCCCTCGAGGACGCGAGGAAACGCGGCGACGAACTGGCCGACACGGCCTGGGAGATGCCGGGGCCGATGGTCGAACGGGCCTGGTGGGGGCGGATGCGGAACCTGTCACCTGACACGCGCACCGCCCTCCTGTACGTCGCCGCCTGCCGTGTCCCCGAACTCTCCCTGCTGGAAAGGGCGTTGGCGGTGAACGGGCTGTCACTCGGTGCCCTCGACGAGGCCGAGGAGAGCGGGCTGATCCGTGCCCGGGAGCGCGGCTACGAACTGCGGCATCCGGTGCTCAGGCCCCTGGTGTTCAGGCACTGCTCGGTCGCCCAACGGCTGCGCGCGTACCGGACGTTGGCGGATCTCTCGGCCGGGGAGGTGAGGACGTGGTACCTCGCGTCCGCCGCGGCCGGTCCGGACGAGACGGTGGCCTCGGCACTGGCGGACGCGGCCGAACGATCCCGTCGCCGCGGCGCACTCGGTGCTGCGGCGCACGCCTGGCACCGCGCCGCGGAACTGTCGCCCTCGGCCGCCGACAGGGCGGAGCGCCTGCTCAACGCGGCGCGGGACGCCTTCTACGGAGGGGCCTCCCGCGATGCCGTCGACTGGTGCGAACAGGCCCTGCGCTGGAGCGAGGACGTACGGCTGACCGCCGACATCGAGCTGTTGCGCGGCCAGGCCTGCGGCTGGCTCGGCGATCCCGGCCGGGCCCACCGTTCCCTGGTGGCCGCGGCCGAGGCCGTGGAGCCGGTGGACCGCTTCCGAGCCTGCGCCCTGTACGGGGCGGCCACCCTGCCCGCGACGATGGACGGCCGGATCGGCCGGGCGGTGGACACCTCGGCGCGCGCCGCCGCCCTGGCCGACCTACTCGAAGAAGAGGCCGGTGCGGAGTCGAGTGCACGCTCGTCCCGGCACCTCTCCAACGTGATGCGGGGCTGTGCGCTGGCACTCGCCGGGAAGGTGCCCGAAGGCCGCGGCCTTTTGCTTGCCGGACGGGCGGCACTGCACGGCAACTGGCCTTTGGAGGAGCAGCAGTTGGCTGTGCAGATCGGCCAGGCGCTCTCCTGGGTCGACGAAAGGGAGGCGGCGACGGCGGTGCTCGACGCGGTCATCGACGGCGCCAGGCGCGACGGGGTTCCCGCCCTGCTGCCGTACGCCCTGGTCGGTCGGTGCGAGGCGATGTCGTGGAGTCGCTGGCCGATGGCCAGAGCCGCCGGGGCCGAAGCCCTGCGCTGGGCCCAGGAACTCGGGCACCGGGCGATGACCGGGTACGCGCTGCTCCTGCTGGCGCGGCTCGACGGGCTGCGCGGCGACCGGGCGGGCTGTGAGGACCGTATTACGGCCTACGAGCGGCACTGCGGCAAGGTGCGCGGCCTTGAACTCTTCGCCCAGGCGGCACTGGGCTCGGCGGCGCTCACCGGAGGGGAGCCGCAGGCGGCTGCCGGGCACCTGGAACGAGCCCTGTCGCTCGCGGACGAGATGGGACTCGGCAACCCCAACCTGATGCCGTTCCTGACCGAGCTCGCCGAGGCGTACGTCCGCACCGGGGAGCGGGACAGCGCGGTCCGGCTCGCCGGCTGGATCGAGGGCCTGGCCCGGTCCACGGGACTCGCCTGGCCGGCGGCCGCCCACGCGCATTGCAGGATCATGCTCTCCGAGTCCGCGGACGAGGCGGAGGGATGGCTCAGGACTGCTGAACGCGTCCATGTGCGCGAGGAGATGACCTTCGAGCTGGCGCGGACCCAGCTGGTGTGCGGAGAGCTGCTGCGCCGTTTCCGGCGGCCCAAGGCGGCCCGGGGGCTGCTCCTCGCCTCCCAGCTGGCCTTCGCCGGCCTCGGCGCGAGCTCCTGGCGGTCCCGGGCGGCCGTGGAACTCGCCGCGGCCGGACACCGGGCCGCCGACACAAGGGCACCGGAACCGCGGATCGACAGGCTCACAGCCCAGGAACTGCAGGTGGCGCTGGCCGTCGGAGACGGGCTGAGCAACGGTGAGGCGGCCGCCGCCCTGTTCGTGTCGCGCAAGACCGTCGAGGCCCATCTGACCCGCGTCTACCGGAAACTCGGCGTGCGGTCGCGGTCCGAACTGGCTGGGTACCTGGTACACGCGGACGTGGTGCGCTGA
- a CDS encoding permease, which produces MTITKAVPPPVEHRDAGDRQGRRGWHLSSPLVLTMLLLVLVTLQGSIRQALSAPVMQSWMTVFVAVIIQALPFLVLGVLLSAVIAVFVPPSFFARALPSRPALAVPVAGMAGAVLPGCECASVPVAGALVRRGVAPAAALAFLLSAPAINPIVLTATAVAFPRNPEMVLARFVASLLVACAMGWLWQRLGRADWLRPPARPAHDGLGRGAAFWGSVRHDVMHAGGFLVVGAMAAATLKAVVPESWLQAAAGNFLVSVLALAVLAVLLSICSEADAFVVASLTQFSLTARLAFLVVGPMIDLKLFAMQVGTFGRGFALRFAPATFTLAILMSLLVGAVLL; this is translated from the coding sequence GTGACCATCACCAAGGCGGTCCCGCCCCCGGTCGAGCACCGCGACGCGGGCGATCGGCAGGGCCGGCGGGGCTGGCACCTCAGCTCCCCCCTCGTTCTGACCATGCTGCTGCTTGTGCTGGTCACGCTGCAGGGTTCGATCCGGCAGGCGCTGTCCGCGCCGGTGATGCAGAGCTGGATGACCGTGTTCGTCGCGGTGATCATCCAGGCCCTGCCTTTCCTCGTCCTCGGTGTGCTCCTGTCGGCGGTCATCGCGGTGTTCGTCCCGCCCTCGTTCTTCGCCCGCGCCCTGCCGAGCCGGCCCGCCCTGGCGGTGCCGGTCGCCGGGATGGCCGGGGCGGTCCTGCCCGGCTGCGAGTGCGCCTCCGTGCCGGTGGCCGGGGCACTGGTGCGCCGGGGCGTCGCACCCGCGGCGGCGCTGGCGTTCCTGCTGTCCGCGCCGGCGATCAACCCGATCGTGCTGACCGCCACCGCCGTCGCGTTCCCGCGCAATCCGGAGATGGTCCTCGCCCGGTTCGTGGCCAGCCTGCTCGTGGCGTGCGCGATGGGCTGGCTGTGGCAGCGGCTGGGGCGCGCGGACTGGCTGCGCCCGCCGGCCCGCCCGGCGCACGACGGCCTCGGCAGGGGTGCGGCGTTCTGGGGGTCCGTACGGCACGACGTGATGCACGCGGGCGGCTTCCTCGTCGTCGGCGCGATGGCCGCGGCCACGCTCAAGGCCGTCGTACCGGAGAGCTGGCTGCAAGCCGCGGCGGGCAACTTCCTGGTGTCGGTCCTCGCCCTGGCGGTCCTCGCGGTCCTCCTTTCGATCTGCTCCGAGGCCGACGCGTTCGTGGTCGCCTCGCTGACCCAGTTCTCGCTCACCGCCCGCCTTGCGTTCCTCGTCGTCGGGCCGATGATCGACCTGAAGCTGTTTGCCATGCAGGTCGGCACCTTCGGCCGCGGGTTCGCGCTGCGGTTCGCCCCCGCCACCTTCACCCTGGCGATCCTCATGTCGCTCCTCGTCGGGGCGGTGCTGCTGTGA
- a CDS encoding cytosine permease has protein sequence MTESHDTRESPDNRSAGRQLQVETHGLDVIGDAERKGTPRTLFWPWFGANVGALGLSYGAFALGFGISFWQALIAGSIGIVFSFLLCGFVAVAGKRGSAPTMVLSRAAYGVRGNRLPSVISWVLTVGWETVLCALATMATATVFGRLGWGGGTETKVIALILVGALIVIGGVMGFDVIMRLQTVITVVTGVLTVVYIALVADHIHWSTVSAVPAGSGQEFIGALVFMMTGFGLGWVNAAADYSRYLPRGSSGRGVIGWTTVGGSVAPLLLLLFGLLLAGSSADLSQAIAIDPIGALTTILPTWFLIPFAVVAVLGMVGGAVLDIYSSGLALLSAGLRVPRYLAALVDGVLMIAGSVYIVFFSDNFLGQFIGFLTTLGVPVAAWCGVMLADLVMRRRDYDERDLFRTSGRYGDVPLQPLLLTVAATALGWGLVTNSAASWLEWQGYLLDPFGLGGKTGAWAYANLGVLLALAVGFLGTLALGRGRVRAQEQQKPSEEVLSAA, from the coding sequence ATGACGGAATCCCACGACACCCGCGAATCCCCGGACAACAGATCCGCGGGCCGACAGCTCCAAGTGGAGACACACGGCCTCGACGTGATCGGCGACGCCGAACGGAAGGGCACTCCCCGGACACTGTTCTGGCCCTGGTTCGGAGCCAACGTCGGTGCTCTCGGCCTGAGTTACGGAGCGTTCGCGCTCGGCTTCGGCATCTCCTTCTGGCAGGCGCTGATCGCCGGATCGATCGGCATCGTGTTCTCCTTCCTGCTCTGCGGCTTCGTCGCCGTGGCGGGCAAGCGCGGATCCGCGCCGACCATGGTGCTCAGCCGCGCCGCCTACGGCGTCCGTGGGAACCGGCTGCCCTCGGTGATCTCCTGGGTGCTGACCGTGGGCTGGGAGACCGTGCTCTGCGCGCTCGCGACGATGGCCACCGCGACCGTCTTCGGCCGGCTCGGCTGGGGCGGCGGCACCGAGACCAAGGTGATCGCCCTGATCCTGGTCGGCGCGCTGATCGTGATCGGGGGCGTGATGGGCTTCGACGTCATCATGCGCCTGCAGACGGTGATCACCGTTGTCACAGGGGTGCTCACGGTCGTCTACATCGCGCTGGTCGCCGACCACATCCACTGGAGCACCGTCAGCGCCGTACCGGCGGGCTCCGGACAGGAGTTCATCGGCGCGCTGGTCTTCATGATGACCGGCTTCGGACTCGGCTGGGTCAACGCCGCCGCAGACTACTCGCGCTATCTGCCGCGCGGTTCCTCCGGTCGGGGCGTCATCGGCTGGACCACCGTCGGCGGCTCGGTGGCGCCGCTGCTCCTGCTGCTCTTCGGCCTGCTCCTCGCGGGCTCCTCCGCGGACCTCAGCCAGGCCATCGCCATCGACCCGATCGGCGCGCTGACCACCATCCTGCCCACCTGGTTCCTGATCCCCTTCGCGGTCGTCGCCGTGCTCGGCATGGTCGGCGGAGCGGTCCTGGACATCTACTCGTCCGGCCTGGCGCTGCTCTCCGCCGGTCTGCGCGTGCCGCGCTATCTGGCGGCGCTCGTCGACGGAGTCCTGATGATCGCGGGTTCGGTCTACATCGTCTTCTTCAGCGACAACTTCCTGGGCCAGTTCATCGGCTTCCTCACCACGCTGGGCGTCCCCGTCGCGGCCTGGTGCGGGGTCATGCTGGCCGACCTGGTGATGCGCCGCCGTGACTACGACGAGCGTGACCTGTTCCGCACCAGCGGCCGGTACGGCGATGTCCCGCTCCAGCCGCTGCTGCTCACCGTTGCCGCCACCGCCCTGGGCTGGGGCCTGGTCACCAACTCGGCCGCGAGCTGGCTGGAGTGGCAGGGCTATCTGCTCGACCCGTTCGGACTCGGCGGCAAGACGGGCGCCTGGGCCTACGCCAACCTGGGCGTCCTGCTGGCCCTCGCCGTCGGATTCCTCGGCACGCTGGCCCTCGGCCGCGGCCGGGTGCGCGCCCAGGAGCAGCAGAAGCCCAGCGAGGAGGTGCTCAGCGCAGCATGA
- a CDS encoding cysteine hydrolase family protein codes for MSDEQVHGQLTVIDMQRVFAEPDSPWATPRFDEAAEGVRRLLPAFGDRVTFTRFLAPEKPVGAWRAYYDQWPFALQPPDARLWELADEFAEQARHFVNATTFGKWTPELAARVGTDGRMVLAGVSTDCCVLSTALAAADAGVEVLVVADACAGVDDDSHAKALHVLDLYRPLIRVVTVDEVLAGGAA; via the coding sequence ATGAGTGACGAACAGGTTCACGGTCAGCTCACCGTCATCGACATGCAGCGCGTCTTCGCCGAACCGGACAGCCCCTGGGCGACGCCCCGTTTCGACGAAGCCGCCGAAGGCGTACGCCGATTGCTGCCGGCCTTCGGCGACCGCGTCACCTTCACCCGCTTCCTCGCGCCCGAGAAACCCGTCGGCGCCTGGCGTGCGTACTACGACCAGTGGCCCTTCGCGCTGCAGCCACCCGACGCCCGGCTGTGGGAGCTGGCGGACGAATTCGCCGAACAGGCACGGCACTTCGTGAACGCCACCACCTTCGGCAAGTGGACCCCCGAGCTCGCCGCACGCGTCGGCACCGACGGGCGGATGGTCCTGGCCGGAGTCAGCACCGATTGCTGCGTCCTGTCCACCGCCCTCGCGGCCGCGGATGCCGGAGTGGAGGTGCTGGTGGTGGCCGACGCCTGCGCGGGTGTCGACGACGACTCGCACGCCAAGGCCCTCCATGTGCTGGACCTGTACCGGCCGTTGATCCGCGTCGTCACCGTCGACGAGGTGCTCGCCGGGGGCGCGGCATGA
- a CDS encoding ADP-ribosylglycohydrolase family protein, with translation MTLQNRAAGALYGLALGDALGMPTQMLSRPQIVARYGPMLTGFHPAAPDHPLAAGMPAGAITDDTEQALLLARLLLDGKGSVDPAELARRLVAWEEGMRARGSLDLLGPSTKRAVEQVLAGTPVDEVGRYGTTNGAAMRIAPVGIAVASTDPVALVDRVVEASRLTHNTGVALAGAAAVAAAVSAGLDGASVPEAVEVAVRAARSAADRGHWVAAADVAERIVWATELVRGLDAAQVCDRVYALVGTSLATQESVPAAFAVLAACPDDPWQAVLLGASVGGDCDTIAAIAGAVGGACHGVDAFPAEARATLVRVNPQLDLDATAAALLTLRGRP, from the coding sequence ATGACCCTCCAGAACCGCGCCGCCGGAGCCCTGTACGGGCTCGCCCTCGGTGACGCCCTCGGCATGCCGACCCAGATGCTGTCGCGCCCGCAGATCGTCGCCCGGTACGGACCGATGCTGACCGGCTTCCACCCCGCCGCCCCCGACCACCCGCTGGCCGCCGGGATGCCGGCCGGGGCGATCACCGATGACACCGAACAGGCCCTCCTGCTCGCCCGGTTGCTGCTCGACGGCAAGGGAAGTGTCGACCCGGCGGAGCTGGCGCGGCGCCTGGTGGCCTGGGAGGAGGGCATGCGGGCCCGTGGCTCCCTCGACCTGCTCGGCCCCTCCACCAAGCGCGCTGTGGAACAGGTCCTGGCGGGCACGCCCGTGGACGAGGTCGGGCGGTACGGCACCACCAACGGCGCGGCGATGCGGATCGCACCCGTGGGGATCGCCGTGGCCTCGACGGATCCGGTCGCGCTGGTGGACCGGGTCGTGGAGGCCAGCAGGCTGACCCACAACACGGGGGTCGCGCTCGCGGGCGCCGCAGCCGTGGCCGCCGCGGTCAGCGCGGGACTTGACGGTGCGTCGGTTCCGGAGGCGGTCGAAGTCGCCGTGCGGGCCGCGCGGTCGGCGGCGGATCGTGGCCACTGGGTGGCCGCGGCCGATGTGGCCGAGCGGATCGTGTGGGCCACCGAGCTGGTGCGAGGCCTCGACGCGGCCCAAGTCTGCGACCGGGTCTACGCGTTGGTGGGCACCAGTCTCGCGACCCAGGAGTCCGTGCCCGCCGCGTTCGCCGTCCTGGCGGCCTGCCCGGACGACCCGTGGCAGGCAGTGCTGCTCGGCGCGTCCGTCGGCGGCGACTGCGACACCATCGCCGCGATCGCGGGCGCCGTCGGCGGCGCCTGCCACGGCGTGGACGCCTTCCCGGCCGAGGCGCGGGCGACCTTGGTACGAGTGAATCCGCAGCTGGACCTGGACGCGACCGCCGCCGCGCTCCTGACCCTGCGGGGGCGACCGTGA